The following coding sequences lie in one Pseudomonas syringae CC1557 genomic window:
- the rnr gene encoding ribonuclease R → MADWQSLDPEAAREAEKYENPIPSRELILQHLAERGSPASREQLVEEFGLTTEDQFEALRRRLRAMERDAQLIYTRRGTYAPVDKLDLILGRISGHRDGFGFLVPDDGSDDLFMSPAQMRLVFDGDRALARVSGLDRRGRREGVIVEVISRAHETIVGRYFEESGIGFVVPDNPKIQQEVLVTPGRNNSAKIGQFVEVKITHWPTPRFQPQGDVVEVVGNYMAPGMEIDVALRTYDIPHVWPEAVLKEAAKLKPEVEEKDKEHRVDLRHLPFVTIDGEDARDFDDAVYCEAKPGKLRLFSGGWKLYVAIADVSSYVKIGSALDAESQVRGNSVYFPERVVPMLPEQLSNGLCSLNPHVDRLAMVCEMTISKTGEMTDYVFYEGIIHSHARLTYNKVSTILEQPKTAEAKSLRGEYGDVVPHLKQLYAMYKVLLGARHVRGAIDFETQETRIIFGSERKIAEIRPTTRNDAHKLIEECMLAANVATAQFLKKHEIPALYRVHDGPPPERLEKLRAFLGELGLSLHKGKDGPTPKDYQALLETVRDRPDYHLIQTVMLRSLSQAVYSSDNNGHFGLNYEAYTHFTSPIRRYPDLLTHRAIRSVIRSKQDTPHVRRAGAATIPKARIYPYDDALLDQLGEQCSMSERRADEATRDVVNWLKCEYMKDRVGESFPGVITAVTGFGLFVELTDIYVEGLVHVTALPGDYYHFDPLHHRLAGERTGRNFRLGDTVEVRVMRVDLDERKIDFEISEAAAAAKPTGRKRRGNDTAPPAATTTAEKDKAPAKSGRRAASTKESSPEAYRPSDAAAKNAEVRKSRELKKALLADAKGGSKASSGKSDRSGSAPSSDRPASKHRKGSSKTGSAPAAKSSGARKPKAKS, encoded by the coding sequence ATGGCCGATTGGCAGTCCCTCGATCCCGAGGCCGCTCGTGAAGCGGAAAAATACGAAAACCCTATTCCCAGCCGCGAGCTGATCTTGCAGCACCTTGCCGAGCGCGGTTCGCCGGCAAGTCGCGAGCAACTGGTCGAAGAATTCGGCCTGACCACCGAGGATCAATTCGAGGCCCTGCGCCGTCGCCTTCGTGCGATGGAGCGCGACGCCCAGTTGATCTACACCCGCCGTGGCACTTACGCGCCTGTGGATAAGCTGGACCTGATTCTGGGTCGCATATCCGGCCACCGCGACGGCTTCGGTTTTCTGGTCCCTGATGACGGCTCCGATGACCTGTTCATGAGCCCGGCGCAAATGCGTCTGGTGTTCGACGGTGATCGGGCGCTGGCACGGGTATCCGGTCTTGATCGTCGCGGTCGCCGCGAAGGCGTGATCGTCGAAGTGATCTCGCGTGCTCACGAAACCATCGTCGGCCGCTACTTCGAAGAAAGCGGCATCGGCTTCGTTGTTCCGGACAACCCGAAAATCCAGCAGGAAGTGCTGGTCACCCCGGGCCGTAACAACAGCGCCAAGATCGGCCAGTTCGTAGAAGTGAAAATCACTCACTGGCCGACCCCGCGTTTCCAGCCGCAAGGTGATGTGGTCGAGGTTGTCGGTAACTACATGGCGCCCGGCATGGAAATCGACGTCGCGTTGCGCACTTACGACATCCCGCATGTATGGCCAGAAGCCGTACTCAAGGAAGCTGCGAAGCTCAAGCCGGAAGTCGAAGAGAAAGACAAGGAGCACCGCGTCGACCTGCGTCATTTGCCGTTCGTGACCATCGATGGCGAAGATGCCCGCGACTTCGACGATGCGGTTTATTGCGAAGCCAAGCCGGGCAAGCTGCGCTTGTTCTCCGGTGGCTGGAAGCTCTACGTGGCGATTGCCGACGTATCGAGCTACGTGAAGATCGGTTCGGCGCTGGACGCTGAATCCCAGGTGCGCGGCAACTCGGTTTATTTCCCCGAGCGCGTCGTACCGATGTTGCCAGAGCAGCTGTCCAACGGCCTCTGCTCGCTGAACCCGCATGTCGACCGTCTGGCCATGGTCTGCGAGATGACCATCTCCAAGACTGGCGAGATGACGGACTATGTGTTCTACGAAGGCATCATCCACTCCCATGCTCGCCTGACCTACAACAAGGTCAGCACGATCCTGGAGCAGCCAAAAACCGCCGAGGCGAAAAGCCTGCGTGGCGAATACGGCGATGTGGTCCCGCACCTGAAACAGCTTTATGCCATGTACAAGGTATTGCTGGGCGCGCGTCATGTACGCGGCGCGATTGATTTCGAAACGCAGGAAACCCGCATCATCTTCGGCTCCGAGCGCAAGATTGCCGAAATCCGTCCGACCACTCGCAATGATGCTCACAAGCTGATCGAGGAGTGCATGCTGGCTGCCAACGTGGCCACTGCGCAGTTCCTGAAGAAGCATGAGATACCTGCGTTGTACCGCGTCCATGACGGCCCGCCACCGGAACGCCTGGAAAAACTGCGCGCGTTCCTGGGTGAGCTGGGTTTGAGCCTGCACAAAGGCAAGGATGGTCCGACGCCGAAGGATTATCAGGCACTGCTTGAGACCGTTCGTGATCGCCCGGACTACCACCTGATCCAGACTGTGATGCTGCGTTCGTTGAGTCAGGCTGTCTACAGCTCCGACAACAATGGTCACTTCGGTCTGAATTACGAAGCGTATACGCACTTTACGTCGCCGATCCGTCGTTACCCGGATCTGCTGACGCACCGTGCGATCCGCAGCGTCATCCGCTCCAAGCAGGACACCCCGCACGTCCGTCGTGCCGGTGCTGCAACGATTCCGAAAGCGCGCATCTATCCGTACGACGACGCGTTGCTCGACCAGTTGGGCGAACAATGCTCGATGAGCGAGCGCCGTGCCGACGAAGCCACGCGTGATGTGGTGAACTGGCTCAAGTGCGAGTACATGAAAGATCGCGTCGGCGAGTCTTTCCCGGGTGTGATCACGGCCGTGACCGGCTTTGGCCTGTTCGTCGAGCTGACCGACATTTATGTCGAAGGTCTGGTGCATGTCACCGCGCTGCCGGGTGACTACTACCATTTCGATCCACTGCATCACCGCCTTGCCGGTGAGCGTACCGGGCGTAACTTCCGCCTGGGCGACACCGTTGAAGTGCGCGTCATGCGTGTCGATCTGGACGAGCGCAAGATCGATTTCGAGATTTCCGAAGCTGCAGCGGCTGCGAAGCCGACGGGTCGCAAGCGTCGTGGCAATGACACCGCGCCACCTGCTGCCACAACCACGGCTGAAAAGGACAAGGCACCTGCCAAGTCCGGACGCCGCGCAGCCTCTACCAAAGAGAGCAGTCCCGAAGCGTATCGCCCAAGCGATGCGGCGGCAAAAAACGCTGAAGTGCGTAAAAGTCGCGAGCTGAAAAAAGCTCTTTTGGCAGACGCGAAGGGTGGTAGCAAGGCGTCGTCGGGAAAGTCTGACAGGTCTGGCTCTGCGCCTTCATCGGACAGGCCGGCCAGCAAGCACCGTAAAGGCTCGTCGAAGACGGGCTCCGCGCCGGCTGCAAAAAGCAGCGGCGCTCGTAAACCCAAGGCCAAGTCATGA